The stretch of DNA GGGCGTGGCGCATGGTTTCCAGGACGAAACGTTCACCTACCGCTTCTTTGCCGCTCAGGGCTGTGGTCATTTACGGGTTCCTCATCGGCGCGCTGTATAGTTTTTTATATTGCGAAACGCGAACAAAGATACAGTCATGACACAAAGTGTCAATTACTCTTCTGCACGCACCACACCACGCTCCTCCAGCAAGCGCACAAACATGCTCAAACTGCGCGACACCGTGCCCCGTCGCCACACCAGCCAGGTGGTCAGATAACGAAAGTCCGCCGCCAGCGGCCAGACACTCACCGTCGCGCTGCCGGGCATGCTTTGCAGCATCTTGCGCGGCATCAGTGCCAGACCCGCCCCGGCGCTGACGCAGGCGAGCATGCCGTGGTAGGACTCCATTTCGAAGATCTTGCCGGGAACGGCGGCGTCGGTGCTGAACCATTTTTCGAAGTGATGGCGGTACGAACAATTGGAGCGAAAGGCATAAATGCTCTCGCCGTTGACGTCCGCCGCACGCTGCACGGGCGGGTGATTGAGCGGCGCGATGATGACCATTTCTTCTTCGAAGGCCGGCACGCCTTCCAGCGTCGGGTGCAGCACCGGACCGTCGACAAAGGCTGCCGCCAGACGCCCGGAGAGTACGCCGTCGATCATCGTTCCGGACGGCCCGGTGGACAGGTCGAGATCGACTTTCGG from Pseudomonas sp. TH06 encodes:
- a CDS encoding LysR family transcriptional regulator, which codes for MDLVQLEIFKAVAEHGSISAAAAQIHRVPSNLTTRIKQLEQDLGVDLFIREKSRLRLSPAGWSFLEYARRILDLVQEARATVAGEEPQGAFPLGSLESTAAVRIPELLAAYNQLHPKVDLDLSTGPSGTMIDGVLSGRLAAAFVDGPVLHPTLEGVPAFEEEMVIIAPLNHPPVQRAADVNGESIYAFRSNCSYRHHFEKWFSTDAAVPGKIFEMESYHGMLACVSAGAGLALMPRKMLQSMPGSATVSVWPLAADFRYLTTWLVWRRGTVSRSLSMFVRLLEERGVVRAEE